A window of Streptomyces broussonetiae genomic DNA:
GACCCGCGTCGATCAGCTCGTCCAGGATCTCCGACGCCGACAGCCCCGAGATCGACTCGAAGTGGTGGATCTCCGTGGCCGTGAACGCCTTGAGCGACACCTGCGGCAACGCGGCCTTCAGCTCCCGCAGCGAACGCGGGTAGTAACGCCACGGCAGGTTCGGATGCAGACCGTTGACGATGTGCAGCTCGGTCAGGCTCTCCGACTCCATCGCCCGGGCGAGCTTGACGGCCTCCTCGATCCGCATCGTGTACGCGTCCTTCTCACCCGGCTTGCGCTGGAACGAGCAGTACGCACACGAGGCCGTGCACACGTTCGTCATGTTCAGATGCCGGTTGACGTTGAAGTGGACGACGTCACCGTTCTTCCGCGTCCGCACCTCGTGCGCCAGACCACCCAGCCACGCCAGATCGTCCGACTCGTACAGCGCGATGCCGTCCTCACGGGTCAGCCGCTCACCGCAGCGGACCTTCTCCTCCAGCTCGCGCTTGAGCCCTGTGTCCATACCCAGCGATCCCCCTTCGCTCGATGGCCGGCCAGGGCCAAGAACCGGCCAGCCGTGGTGCGCCCATCCTCGCAGGGGGCGAATTAGGTGATCACCCATACTTGAAAGCACTTTCCTGAGAAAGTGCCTTGCGTACGGCGGGGTTACGGCCCTTTCCGCCCGCTTCGCCGGGGGAGCCGGGAGGGCCGCAGACCGCGGCGAGAACCGGCCGAATCCCGAGCGGCCGGGGCACGGGCGACGAGACTTCGTGGTGCCCGCGCGGACGGCGGTGGCTCCGCCGGCACCGGGCGCCGGCGAAGCCACGGACGCCCGGCTCGGCCGTCCGCCCAAGGAGCCGTACGAGAAGCCGGGTCGCGGATCGCGTCAGGCTGTCGCGTTCACGTTGTCGCGTCAGGTGTCGTGTGCCGGGCCGCGTGTGGGGCCGTGTGTCCCTCGAAGGCCGCCAGAATGCGTTCGGCGGCCAGTGTCGCCGTCAACTCGCCGTTCCTGACCTGCTGTTCGAGACCAGGTGCGGCCTCTCGTACCGCCGGGGCGGCATGCAGGCGGCCCAGCAGTTCGTCGCGGACCATGGACCAGGTCCACTCGACCTGCTGCTCGCGGCGCTTGGTGGTGAGACGGCCCGTGGAGTCCAGCAGTGTCCGGTGCTGCTCCAGGCGTTCCCACACGGTGTCCAGGCCGCTCGACTCTCGGGCGCTGCAGTGCAGAACCGGCGGAGTCCAGAAGGCGTCCTTGCCGTGCATCAGGCGCAGAGCACCGGCGAGTTCACGGGCCGCCGCCCGCGCGTCGCGTTCGTGCGGGCCGTCCGCCTTGTTGACGGCGATGACGTCGGCCAGCTCCAGGACGCCCTTCTTGATGCCCTGCAACTGGTCGCCGGTGCGGGCCAGGGTCAGCAGGAGGAAGGTGTCGACCATGCCCGCGACCGCCGTCTCCGACTGGCCCACGCCGACGGTCTCCACGAGGATCACGTCGTAGCCCGCAGCCTCCATCACCACCATCGACTCCCGGGTGGCCTTGGCGACCCCGCCCAGGGTGCCCGCGCTGGGGGAGGGCCGGACGAAGGCGTTCGGGTCGACCGCGAGGCGCTCCATCCGCGTCTTGTCGCCGAGGATGGAGCCGCCGGTGCGGGTGGAGGAGGGGTCCACGGCCAGGACCG
This region includes:
- the meaB gene encoding methylmalonyl Co-A mutase-associated GTPase MeaB, translated to MAAIDLDTYVKGVLDGRRALVARAITLVESTRPQHRSLAQELLTELLPHSGRARRIGVSGVPGVGKSTFIDAFGTLLTSLGHRVAVLAVDPSSTRTGGSILGDKTRMERLAVDPNAFVRPSPSAGTLGGVAKATRESMVVMEAAGYDVILVETVGVGQSETAVAGMVDTFLLLTLARTGDQLQGIKKGVLELADVIAVNKADGPHERDARAAARELAGALRLMHGKDAFWTPPVLHCSARESSGLDTVWERLEQHRTLLDSTGRLTTKRREQQVEWTWSMVRDELLGRLHAAPAVREAAPGLEQQVRNGELTATLAAERILAAFEGHTAPHAARHTTPDATT